A window of Pullulanibacillus sp. KACC 23026 genomic DNA:
CTGTAAGGTTGAGATAGTAGAGATGATGGCTGTAAACAATATCACCGGTTTTAATTGCGGAACCGTGACATTAATAAACTGTCTAAATTTCCCTGCTCCGTCTAAGCTTGCGGCTTCGTACAGTTCTTCAGGAATGTTTTGCATAGCCGCTAAATAGATAACCATGTTATAGCCAGTCCAGCGCCACGTCATCGCTAGAATAATAGAGACCTTTGCACCGATTGCTGTCGTTAGCCAATGAACCGGTTTAATCCCAACATAACCTAATAAGTGGTTGATAAGACCATTATCTTGTAAAAGGATGGAAAAAAGGATGGAGTAAGCAACCAGTGAAGTGACAGCTGGCATAAAGAAACTTACTCTGAAAAAGCCTCGAAGTTTTAATAGCTTACTATTTAATGCAGAGGCTAGAATTAAAGCCAGAATCAGCATAATAGGTACTTGGATGACAAGAATAATAAAAGTATTTTCTAATGCTTTATAGAAAACAGTGTCATGAAATAACCGGACGTAATTAGCAAATCCAGCAAAGACATAGGTTCCTTGGTCGAGTTTTTCAAAACTTAAGATCAAGGAAGAAAGTATCGGATAGATTGTGAAAATAATGAACAATATTAATGCTGGCATTAAGAACCAATATGGGATTGATCTATTACGTGTCATGATTTTCCCCCTCACCCTTTTGATCAGGCTAATTGATAACTAGCCTATGTAAAATATGATTTTCTCTTCAGGAGAAACCTTTTCTGCAAATTTTTAAGTAGACTTTGCGAGGCTTGAGAATAGTTTGGTGAAACCCAAAACCACGGCCAAAACGCTAGTCTCATTTGGTTAGGCAATCCCTAATGAACTTGAAGTATCCAATAAAGCCTATCCGTTCAGGTGCTTATTTATAGTCATCGGAAATAGTCCGTTTCTCGGGATTTTAATGGATTTATATGATCCCGTTCCTCCCGGATTCTATATTTGCCGTCACTTTCGTTTTTAAAATTTAGTTTTTAACAAGCAGTCCGATTCAAAATATACAAGAGACGCCGCAACGTCCCTTGTTATTTTTAATTAAAATCTTGCTTCTTTATTGATTGATGTGTGTTTTCACGTTAGCTTTCGCTGTATTTAATGATGATTTAACATCTTTACCATTTGTAATTTCTGATTGCATCTTGATGGCTTCATCACGTGCAACCGCGTCGTTAGCTGTATAGAAAACAGATGGAATGTTTTGCATTTCGTTTGCAAACAATTGCCACACTTTTTGATCGCCAAAATATTTTTCTGGTTGGCTAAATAAATCATCTTTATACACTGGCAAGTAACTTGGGAATAATCCCCCCTTCATAGTTTGCACCTGCGTATTATAGTTAGTTGTAAACCATTCTAAGAAGTCATAAGTGGCATCAACATTTTGACTTGATTTGGAGATAACGAATGAGCTGCCGCCTTGGTTCGCTGCACGTGTTCCTCCTTGTGTGTATGAAGGTAATAGCATTACACCCCATTTACCGGATTGATCAGGAACCTGTTGTTCAAGCGTACCCACTAACCAAGCACCAGCTATAGCAGTCGCTGTTTTGCTGTTTGAAAGTGAGGATACCCAAGCGCTCCAGCCAGATGCACCAAGTAAAATTTTATCTTTTGCCATCTCTTGCATAATGTTTGCTGCTTTTACTGAGTCAGGTGTA
This region includes:
- a CDS encoding sugar ABC transporter permease gives rise to the protein MTRNRSIPYWFLMPALILFIIFTIYPILSSLILSFEKLDQGTYVFAGFANYVRLFHDTVFYKALENTFIILVIQVPIMLILALILASALNSKLLKLRGFFRVSFFMPAVTSLVAYSILFSILLQDNGLINHLLGYVGIKPVHWLTTAIGAKVSIILAMTWRWTGYNMVIYLAAMQNIPEELYEAASLDGAGKFRQFINVTVPQLKPVILFTAIISTISTLQLFDEPYNLTKGGPGDATMTLGLYIYQNGFKYFDFGYASAIAYIVVIIVAILSYVQFKVTGDE